The proteins below are encoded in one region of Acidobacteriota bacterium:
- a CDS encoding TonB family protein, which yields MASPAPTYALADGAFADRPTTDGFGRMIALSLVAHGLLILAVVLTPSSWRTRDVDEREVMTISLGGAPGPRAGGLTSMSGRPVQQAVEPKPDEKPSPVTPPAAKPPEMVEPTKAAPRPTPARPPAVVPPATTDQARARTPSTGARVSEGQAKADTGVVSDSIGLSTGGGGSGGQINLGNFCCPAYVAEMLQIVHRNFRQNQGTRGSTVMRFVIDRQGTLSNVSVARTSGNFLLDQAATRALMLTKLPSLPAEYTNPTLTVNLEFNFIP from the coding sequence GTGGCCTCCCCTGCCCCGACGTACGCCCTCGCTGATGGCGCCTTCGCCGATCGGCCGACAACCGACGGCTTCGGCCGCATGATCGCGTTGTCGCTCGTCGCGCACGGACTCCTGATCCTCGCCGTCGTGCTGACGCCCTCGTCGTGGCGCACCCGCGACGTCGACGAGCGCGAGGTGATGACGATCAGCCTCGGCGGCGCGCCGGGACCGCGCGCGGGTGGACTGACGTCGATGTCCGGTCGTCCGGTGCAGCAGGCCGTCGAACCGAAGCCCGACGAGAAGCCGTCGCCCGTCACGCCGCCGGCCGCCAAGCCACCCGAGATGGTCGAGCCCACCAAGGCGGCGCCTCGTCCGACGCCCGCGCGTCCTCCGGCAGTGGTGCCTCCCGCCACCACCGACCAGGCACGCGCACGCACGCCGAGTACAGGCGCGCGAGTGAGCGAAGGTCAGGCGAAGGCCGACACCGGCGTCGTGAGCGACAGCATCGGGTTGTCCACCGGCGGTGGAGGCTCGGGCGGCCAGATCAACCTCGGCAACTTCTGCTGTCCCGCGTACGTCGCAGAGATGCTGCAGATCGTTCACCGCAACTTCCGTCAGAACCAGGGGACGCGCGGCAGTACCGTCATGCGCTTCGTCATCGATCGTCAGGGCACGCTGAGCAACGTGTCGGTGGCGCGGACGAGCGGGAATTTCCTGCTCGATCAGGCGGCCACGCGTGCGTTGATGCTGACCAAACTGCCCTCGCTCCCGGCCGAGTACACCAACCCCACGCTTACGGTGAACCTGGAGTTCAACTTCATCCCATGA
- a CDS encoding MotA/TolQ/ExbB proton channel family protein — protein MSLVTRTGLFEQLVLALLVLFSVLSWGIVAYKTLAFRKAEAQTRQFLDVFRRSSKFSEVQAVCRSLGDSPLVGLFQAGYGELNTQLRGATGDKPAAGGARPTLKSLEAVDRALLRASGSELAKLEARVGFLATTASITPYIGLFGTVWGIMTAFQAIGAVGSSSLGVVAPGIASALIATAAGLFAAIPAVYFYNHFTAKVRGFASAMEDFSLEFLNISERNFT, from the coding sequence ATCTCACTCGTCACACGGACAGGGCTCTTCGAGCAGCTCGTCCTCGCCCTTCTCGTCCTCTTCTCCGTTCTTTCGTGGGGCATCGTCGCGTACAAGACGCTGGCGTTCCGGAAGGCCGAGGCGCAGACGCGGCAATTCCTCGACGTGTTCCGGCGCAGCAGCAAGTTCTCCGAGGTGCAGGCCGTGTGCCGCTCCCTCGGCGACAGTCCGCTCGTCGGTCTGTTCCAGGCGGGCTACGGCGAGCTGAACACGCAGCTGCGTGGCGCGACCGGTGACAAGCCGGCAGCTGGGGGCGCACGTCCAACGCTCAAGAGTCTCGAGGCCGTGGACCGCGCACTCCTGCGCGCCAGCGGCTCCGAGCTGGCCAAGCTCGAGGCGCGTGTGGGATTCCTGGCGACCACGGCGAGCATCACGCCGTACATCGGCCTGTTCGGGACGGTCTGGGGCATCATGACGGCGTTCCAGGCGATTGGTGCCGTGGGCTCGTCGAGCCTTGGCGTGGTGGCTCCCGGCATCGCCTCGGCGCTCATCGCGACGGCCGCCGGCCTGTTCGCAGCCATTCCCGCCGTGTACTTCTACAACCATTTCACGGCCAAGGTGCGCGGGTTCGCTTCGGCGATGGAGGACTTCTCGCTGGAGTTCCTCAACATCTCCGAGCGCAACTTCACCTAG
- a CDS encoding biopolymer transporter ExbD, producing MPKVQATGGGGGRGRRGRMVAATALAEINVVPLVDVMLVLLIIFMVAAPMMTRGLDVNLPVAQRSQTLSNERVFVTIPLSFGKDRRVQLDEEFIRVDVLGERMRQTLQGKSDKSVYLRADGAVTVQETMTVMDALKSAGVEKVGLVSRLPGER from the coding sequence ATGCCCAAGGTACAGGCAACAGGCGGTGGCGGGGGACGCGGACGACGAGGACGGATGGTGGCGGCGACGGCGCTGGCCGAGATCAACGTCGTCCCGCTCGTCGACGTGATGCTGGTGCTGCTCATCATCTTCATGGTGGCGGCGCCGATGATGACGCGCGGTCTCGACGTCAACCTGCCCGTCGCGCAGCGATCGCAAACCCTCAGCAACGAGCGCGTGTTCGTCACGATTCCCCTGTCGTTTGGCAAGGACCGGCGCGTGCAGCTCGACGAGGAGTTCATCCGCGTCGACGTGCTCGGCGAACGGATGCGGCAGACACTGCAGGGCAAGAGTGACAAGAGCGTCTATCTGCGCGCTGACGGTGCCGTCACCGTCCAGGAGACGATGACGGTCATGGACGCGCTGAAATCGGCTGGCGTCGAGAAGGTGGGCCTCGTGTCGCGCCTCCCGGGGGAGCGGTAG